One segment of Haliotis asinina isolate JCU_RB_2024 chromosome 12, JCU_Hal_asi_v2, whole genome shotgun sequence DNA contains the following:
- the LOC137259028 gene encoding ribonuclease P protein subunit p40-like produces MSAPFPNASPSGKLVFEKSSFFHKNSRHKKFISEHYFNASVSVLLPGEGIPPNISSQLDNEEAYLVHRLPLIRLIDKEFIEAFVKKGCMYFLSHDTQLDVHDCVALLPSGTLVLNVTKDTYEQLGLEGKPSVFTPRHQKPNKYVIHIDLTADFFMPGRKNYNRVWWCLKDRLNLVFDFLVRWVPDDNNICPSSIQQYFENNGYEITQVGVKQKSALLKNRLTPELSDNRVKTSDDSYMATYEWLGAVSCGTKLDGAADDFLNTYQPPDPCTPQDIGHHQGTGFISPDIVNRVLDSVRSHVEKNSNKTPWAAVTVHGFADSPVSWSKREHGFYLGGDNLYTYVVFPDQQYWLYSAFSTYDEGY; encoded by the exons ATGTCAGCGCCCTTTCCAAATGCGAGCCCTTCGGGCAAACTCGTTTTTGAAAAATCGTCTTTCTTTCACAAGAACAGTCGACATAAGAAATTTATTtcagaacattattttaatgCATCT GTTTCTGTTCTCCTTCCAGGGGAAGGAATTCCCCCTAATATCTCCAGCCAGCTGGACAATGAGGAAGCATACCTGGTTCATAGACTGCCGCTGATTCGTCTCATAGACAAGGAATTCATTGAGGCATTTGTCAAAAAAG GATGTATGTACTTCCTGTCACATGATACACAGCTTGACGTCCATGACTGTGTAGCACTGCTGCCATCTG GGACACTAGTGTTAAACGTGACCAAGGACACGTATGAACAGCTTGGCCTGGAAGGAAAGCCATCAGTGTTCACACCAAGACACCAGAAACCTAACAAATATG TCATCCATATTGACCTGACTGCTGACTTCTTCATGCCGGGGAGGAAGAACTACAACCGTGTGTGGTGGTGTCTCAAGGATCGCCTCAATCTGGTGTTTGACTTCCTTGTCAGATGGGTACCAGATG ATAACAACATCTGCCCCAGTTCCATCCagcaatattttgaaaacaatggaTATGAGATCACTCAAGTTGGAGTTAAGCAGAAGTCAGCGTTGCTGAAAAACAGACTGACCCCTGAACTGTCCGACAACAGGGTGAAGACATCAGACGACAGCTACATGGCAACATATGAGTGGCTTGGAGCGGTGTCTTGTGGGACGAAACT GGACGGTGCAGCAGACGACTTCCTGAACACATACCAACCACCTGACCCCTGCACACCACAGGACATAGGTCACCACCAGGGCACAGGATTTATCTCCCCTGATATTGTCAACAGAGTACTGGACTCCGTCAG ATCACATGTTGAGAAGAACAGCAACAAGACTCCCTGGGCGGCGGTCACAGTTCACGGGTTTGCTGACTCCCCAGTGTCGTGGAGCAAGCGAGAACATGGCTTTTATCTAGGGGGAGACAACTTGTATACTTATGTTGTATTTCCTGATCAGCAGTATTGGTTGTACTCCGCCTTCTCGACATATGATGAAGGGTATTAA